In Podospora pseudopauciseta strain CBS 411.78 chromosome 3, whole genome shotgun sequence, one genomic interval encodes:
- the TRP3_1 gene encoding anthranilate synthase / indole-3-glycerol phosphate synthase (BUSCO:EOG09260XOG; COG:E; EggNog:ENOG503NUJ5), whose product MEGLKQTFARCRAQNRSALVTYVTAGFPNPAATPDVLLAMEKGGADVIELGVPFSDPIADGPTIQTANTIALQHGVTTEGVLDMVRVARKRGLKAPILLMGYYNPLLSYGEERLLKDCKEAGVNGFIIVDLPPEEAVSFRRLCTRGGLSYVPLIAPATSDARMRILCQLADSFIYVVSRQGVTGASGTLNAHLPELLARVKKYSGDKPAAVGFGVSTRDHFQSVSQLADGVVVGSQIVTTIMNAAENEINKAVQEYCGYLCGRTTSPEEEATREVGILEAINGAQETGDVSVDAVIKETDDLVAQLDMINSDLPKRFGEFGGQYVPESLMDCLSELEDGFNKIKDDPAFWEEYRSHYPWMGRPGHLHLAERLTEHAGGANIWLKREDLNHTGSHKINNALGQLLLARRLGKTKIIAETGAGQHGVATATVCAKFGMECTVFMGAEDVRRQALNVFRMKLLGAKVVAVEAGSRTLRDAVNEALRSWVVNLEDTHYIIGSAIGPHPFPTIVRTFQSVIGRETKQQMLEKRGKLPDAVVACVGGGSNAVGMFYPFAEDRSVKMLGVEAGGDGVDTLRHSATLTAGSKGVLHGVRTYILQNEHGQIDETHSVSAGLDYPGVGPELSNWKDTERAKFIACTDAQAFIGFRLMSQLEGIIPALESSHGIWGAIELAKTMKKGEDVVICLSGRGDKDVQSVADELPKIGPVIGWDLRF is encoded by the exons ATGGAAGGCCTCAAGCAGACGTTTGCTCGCTGCAGGGCGCAGAACAGG TCTGCCCTTGTCACCTATGTCACGGCCGGTTTCCCCAACCCCGCAGCCACTCCCGATGTCCTTCTGGCTATGGAGAAGGGCGGCGCCG ATGTTATTGAGCTCGGCGTTCCGTTCTCTGACCCAATTGCCGATGGCCCTACAATCCAGACTGCCAACACT ATCGCTCTCCAGCATGGCGTGACCACCGAGGGCGTCCTCGACATGGTCCGCGTGGCCCGCAAGCGTGGCCTCAAGGCTCCCATTCTCCTCATGGGCTActacaaccccctcctcagtTACGGCGAGGAGCGTCTCCTCAAGGACTGCAAGGAAGCCGGTGTCAATGGCTTCATCATTGTCGATCTGCCCCCCGAGGAGGCCGTCTCCTTCCGCAGACTCTGCACCCGCGGCGGTCTCTCCTACGTCCCCCTCATTGCTCCCGCCACCTCGGATGCCCGCATGCGTATCCTCTGCCAGCTCGCCGACTCCTTCATCTACGTCGTCTCTCGCCAGGGCGTCACCGGTGCTAGTGGCACCCTGAACGCTCACTTGCCGGAGCTCCTCGCCCGTGTGAAGAAGTACAGTGGCGACAAGCCCGCGGCCGTTGGTTTCGGTGTCAGCACTCGCGATCACTTCCAGTCCGTGTCTCAGCTTGcagatggtgttgtcgtcggCAGTCAGATTGTTACTACCATTATGAACGCCGCCGAGAACGAGATCAACAAGGCTGTCCAGGAGTACTGCGGTTACCTTTGCGGtcgcaccacctcccccgaggaggaggccaccCGCGAGGTTGGCATTCTCGAGGCCATCAACGGTGCTCAGGAGACTGGAGATGTGTCCGTGGATGCTGTCATCAAGGAGACGGATGACCTTGTTGCCCAGCTCGACATGATCAACTCTGATCTCCCCAAGCGTTTCGGCGAGTTTGGTGGCCAGTACGTCCCCGAGTCCCTGATGGACTGCCTTTCCGAGCTTGAGGACGGCTtcaacaagatcaaagaTGACCCGGCTTTCTGGGAGGAGTACCGCTCTCACTACCCCTGGATGGGCCGCCCCGGTCACCTCCATCTGGCTGAGCGCCTGACGGAACACGCTGGTGGTGCGAACATCTGGCTTAAGAGAGAGGATCTCAATCACACCGGTTCCCACAAGATCAACAATGCCCTCGgtcagcttcttctcgccAGGAGATTGGGCAAGACCAAGATTATTGCCGAGACCGGTGCCGGCCAGCACGGTGTAGCCACAGCTACCGTCTGTGCTAAGTTCGGCATGGAGTGCACCGTCTTCATGGGTGCTGAGGATGTTCGCCGCCAGGCTCTTAATGTGTTCCGCATGAAGCTTCTCGGCGCCAAGGTCGTTGCCGTCGAGGCTGGCAGTCGCACCCTCCGCGACGCCGTCAACGAGGCTCTCCGCTCTTGGGTCGTCAACCTCGAGGACACCCATTACATCATTGGATCTGCCATCGGtccccaccccttccccaccatTGTCCGCACCTTCCAGTCCGTCATTGGCAGAGAGACCAAGCAGCAGATGCTCGAGAAGCGTGGCAAGCTCCCCGATGCCGTCGTTGCTTGCGTCGGTGGCGGCTCCAACGCCGTCGGCATGTTCTACCCCTTCGCCGAGGACAGGAGCGTCAAGATGTTGGGCGTGGaggctggtggtgacggtgtcGATACCCTTCGCCACAGTGCTACTCTCACTGCTGGCTCCAAGGGTGTTCTCCACGGCGTCCGGACCTACATCCTCCAGAACGAGCACGGCCAGATCGACGAGACCCACTCCGTCTCCGCCGGTCTCGACTACCCCGGCGTCGGCCCCGAGTTGTCCAACTGGAAGGATACCGAGCGTGCCAAGTTCATTGCTTGCACTGATGCCCAGGCCTTTATTGGTTTCCGTCTGATGAGTCAGCTGGAGGGTATCATTCCCGCCCTTGAGTCTTCCCACGGTATCTGGGGCGCCATTGAGCTCGCCAAGACCATGAAGAAGGGCGAGGACGTTGTCATTTGCCTGAGCGGCCGTGGCGACAAGGACGTGCAGAGCGTTGCTGATGAGCTGCCCAAGATTGGACCTGTCATTGGCTGGGACTTGCGCTTCTAA
- the PRM1 gene encoding plasma membrane fusion protein prm1 (COG:S; EggNog:ENOG503NWR5; BUSCO:EOG09261VUC) yields MTYDEKSRAGGPTTVPPVPASLNANSWEVIDLDRSQQNQAAPKLQPHAHTDPTVTPYLGLRARLSQLWFNRWTVLLILVLVRVLLLTGSLNDNIGDAKVKALSACTKVEDVGSAMASMPHYLSVGVNSMAAEGIEKAVSAMVQILMLILTGVENLVYFVINMYVGTWACLIAALIHGALEVGAKGIEAATKFMNDAIGTLTGQISETIEDVQKALENVGDAVGNFAGNLIGPISIPKIDISRPLADLKDININSTDMVDSIVKLDKKVPTFDQVENFTKNAIGIPFQFVREQLNSSFGNYQFDKTVFPVAQKQALSFCSSNSFLNDFFQSLFEIIAKAKIAFLVAIPILAVLAIILVGWIEIRRWRKEKERARVFTEHGYDPMDVVYIAGRPMTAGAGIWLGKRFRMTGRNHLLARWTVAYATSLPALFVLALAMAGFFSCFCQYLMLRAVQNKAPELATQVGNFAEDVVGTLQAVSTDWSDGANGVILGLQNDINNDVLGYVTNATKAVNNTLNTFEDEISKAVEAVFKDTVLFNVARDIVGCVILRKIDTVEKGLTWVHDHAKVTLPLFRNDMFSAGANDSVNGDGELTSFLATPASVTTDEITDAVAKVVSKLQSGIVQEALISLALLLVYVIIVLGGVVYALVRMTQNDKTRGLGGDRWGVKFGSRPNSFAPGDTAANRRHQRDVQADEQEEPSAYHDYRQEVVYAGSVKRGKVESEKWNTHARKSSYPTVEDSGYSGR; encoded by the coding sequence ATGACCTACGACGAGAAGAGCAGGGCCGGAGGGCCAACCACGGTGCCACCTGTTCCCGCCAGCCTCAACGCCAACTCCTGGGAGGTGATCGACCTCGATAGAAGTCAGCAAAATCAGGCAGCTCCCAAGCTTCAACCACATGCCCACACCGATCCCACCGTCACTCCTTACCTCGGCCTCCGCGCCAGGCTCTCTCAGCTCTGGTTCAACCGCTGGACCgttctcctcatcctcgttcTCGTCcgcgtcctcctcctcaccggcaGCCTCAACGACAATATCGGCGATGCCAAAGTCAAAGCCCTCTCAGCATGCACCAAGGTCGAAGATGTCGGGAGTGCCATGGCGTCCATGCCTCATTACTTGTCTGTGGGTGTCAACTCGATGGCGGCGGAGGGAATTGAGAAGGCTGTTTCTGCCATGGTTCAGATCCTGATGTTGATCCTCACTGGGGTCGAGAACCTGGTTTACTTTGTCATCAACATGTACGTTGGCACATGGGCCTGTCTCATTGCAGCTCTTATCCACGGTGCCCTCGAGGTTGGCGCTAAGGGCATCGAGGCGGCAACAAAGTTCATGAACGATGCCATTGGCACCCTCACTGGTCAGATTTCAGAGACTATTGAGGATGTACAGAAAGCTCTCGAGAACGTCGGTGATGCAGTCGGCAATTTCGCAGGCAACTTGATCGGCCCCATTTCGATTCCTAAGATTGACATCAGCCGCCCCCTTGCCGACCTCAaggacatcaacatcaactcgACGGATATGGTTGATAGCATCGTCAAGCTCGACAAGAAGGTGCCTACCTTCGACCAGGTAGAGAATTTCACCAAGAACGCCATTGGCATCCCGTTCCAGTTCGTCAGAGAGCAGCTCAACTCCAGCTTTGGCAACTACCAGTTCGACAAGACCGTCTTCCCCGTTGCGCAGAAGCAGGCTCTTTCATTCTGCTCGTCCAACTCGTTCCTCAACGACTTTTTCCAATCGCTCTTCGAGATCATCGCCAAAGCCAAAATTGCCTTCTTGGTAGCCATCCCTATTCTGGCCGTTCtggccatcatcctcgtGGGCTGGATTGAGATTCGCCGCTGgagaaaggagaaggagagggccAGAGTGTTTACCGAGCATGGCTACGACCCGATGGATGTGGTCTATATTGCTGGCCGGCCGATGACTGCCGGTGCGGGAATCTGGCTTGGGAAGCGGTTCAGGATGACTGGCAGGAACCACCTTCTGGCGCGGTGGACGGTGGCCTATGCTACTTCGCTGCCGGCGCTGTTCGTTCTTGCCTTGGCCATGGCTGGGTTCTTTAGCTGCTTCTGCCAGTACTTGATGCTGAGGGCTGTCCAGAATAAGGCTCCGGAGCTCGCTACTCAAGTCGGCAACTTTGCCGAAGATGTTGTTGGCACATTACAGGCTGTCTCGACGGACTGGTCGGATGGTGCGAACGGAGTGATCCTGGGTCTGCAGAACGACATCAACAACGACGTCCTCGGTTACGTCACCAACGCCACGAAGGCCGTCAACAACACTCTCAACACCTTTGAAGACGAGATCAGCAAGGCGGTCGAGGCTGTCTTCAAAGACACCGTTCTGTTCAACGTGGCCAGGGACATCGTTGGCTGTGTCATTTTGCGAAAGATTGACACGGTTGAGAAGGGGCTGACGTGGGTGCATGACCACGCCAAGGTGACGCTGCCGCTCTTCCGCAATGATATGTTCAGTGCCGGAGCCAACGACAGCGTCAATGGCGACGGTGAGCTGACCAGCTTCCTGGCTACGCCTGCTAGTGTCACGACGGATGAGATCACGGACGCGGTGGCCAAGGTGGTGAGCAAGCTGCAGAGCGGCATCGTTCAAGAGGCGCTCATCTCGCTGGCACTTCTTCTGGTTTATGTCATCATTGTTCTTGGGGGTGTGGTCTACGCGCTGGTCAGGATGACGCAGAACGACAAGACACGCGGTCTGGGCGGTGACAGATGGGGCGTGAAGTTCGGGAGCAGACCTAACAGTTTTGCTCCCGGCGACACAGCCGCCAACAGACGACACCAACGAGATGTCCAGGCAGACGAGCAGGAAGAGCCGAGTGCGTATCATGACTACCGACAAGAGGTGGTTTATGCCGGGAGCGTCAAGAGGGGGAAGGTCGAGTCGGAGAAGTGGAATACGCATGCGAGAAAGAGCAGTTACCCTACCGTTGAGGATTCCGGGTACTCTGGCCGATAG
- a CDS encoding hypothetical protein (EggNog:ENOG503P4V8; BUSCO:EOG09263ZBJ; COG:J) — translation MGNRRRLPQPMHFGCSNFWSSTSSSPSPSSLLSSVACELGAHSVNCASCTNPTPANATAIVFPFFTPPNCPQWAAHHITMSALLPARTCLRAATTTTTTTGTFTLPIRSFSTTPSQLYNQNRPSGGPIPSPTGQAPHIPPYPLGPRLYYKQSNTGLYGHATIRYGNNVSEKNEIKTRRTWRPNVHRKRLFSLSLRTWVQTRLTTRVLRTIDKVGGLDEYLLGIKSNRIKELGPWGWRLRWRIMQTRAVKQRFAAERKQLGLVDGVLEKQVREENKRYKMEQKQIQFYTKKKLGMTGSEASTGQHVLPDGRVVDEAGREAYIKETDAILSETGSEQILELGEVEVAKDEGFMKEKPAPKKAPKKAKV, via the coding sequence ATGGGCAACCGGCGCCGGCTGCCACAACCCATGCATTTCGGCTGCTCGAATTTTTGGAGCTcaacctcgtcgtcgccgtcgccgtcgtcgctGCTATCGTCAGTCGCCTGTGAGTTGGGCGCCCACTCCGTCAATTGCGCCTCGTGTACCAACCCGACCCCAGCCAATGCTACCGCGATAGTTTTTCCCTTCTTCACACCACCAAATTGCCCCCAGTGGGCAGCACACCACATCACAATGTcagccctcctcccagcGAGAACCTGCCTCCGCGCGGCGAcaaccaccactaccaccaccggcacattcaccctccccatccgctccttctccaccaccccctcccaactctACAACCAAAACAGACCTTCCGGCGGCCCCATCCCCTCGCCCACCGGCCAAGCCCCCCATATCCCCCCCTACCCTCTCGGACCCCGCCTCTACTACAAGCAGTCCAACACCGGCCTCTACGGCCACGCCACCATCCGCTACGGCAACAACGTCTCCGAGAAGAACGAGATCAAGACCCGTCGAACATGGCGCCCCAACGTCCACCGCAAGCGcctcttttccctctccctccgcaCCTGGGTCCAGACGAGGCTGACCACCCGGGTCCTCCGGACCATTGACAAGGTCGGTGGGCTGGACGAGTACCTCTTGGGGATCAAGTCCAACAGGATCAAGGAGCTGGGTCCGTGGGGCTGGAGGTTACGCTGGAGAATCATGCAGACCAGGGCTGTCAAGCAGAGGTTCGCCGCCGAGAGGAAAcagttggggttggtggacggggtgttggagaagcaggtgagggaggagaacaAGAGGTACAAAATGGAGCAGAAGCAGATTCAGTTTTAtaccaagaagaagctgggtATGACGGGGTCGGAAGCGTCGACTGGGCAGCATGTGCTTCCGGATGGGAGGGTAGTGGATGAGGCGGGCAGGGAGGCGTATATCAAGGAGACGGATGCCATATTGTCGGAGACAGGTAGTGAGCAGATTCTCGAACTGGGCGAGGTCGAGGTGGCCAAGGATGAGGGCTTCATGAAGGAGAAGCCTGCACCGAAGAAGGCCCCTAAGAAGGCGAAGGTGTAG
- a CDS encoding hypothetical protein (EggNog:ENOG503P48N), which produces MWCAAHWGQFGGVKKGKTIAVALAGVGLVHEAQLTEWAPNSQATDDSSDDGDGDDEVELQKFEQPKCMGCGSRRRLPMVGCPGAWTTHSQHSLTPRDPCLSLIATLTHRRLTPSFNSFFQNKKTAKMIPPIDDLVLQQNPEFAALYTTLTTLILNPDASTRKDPKAKKRAAVRKELDTHRLKTAKHHLLINAISTAHPTTEQPPPPAQEKPSLLRHRSTRSRSESQPLKPSGPLPPPLPLAQPKPPPLPQSLLDLLLLLPPLLSPNSPIPPPQLPLLLSSPPFSLLPSHVPLLSSFLSQTLHTSALTLARLSQPNTNPSFLHRSIPSLPAFTLTQLETLHHKKYSLLRSRLSLAVSVSNLLDQQILILSKLIRSLEAKHGPVSRWLEYSASERALVAQKQELEIKALSRALKKEVYSPEVATALGNYSRHLRDAKSRLGERIRGLEGELGEYHHQDASTEREKTRKMREMARVYADMGRQLDEVRKDLERLDTA; this is translated from the exons ATGTGGTGTGCTGCCCACTGGGGGCAATTTGGTGGTGTGAAGAAGGGAAAAACTATCGCGGTAGCATTGGCTGGGGTCGGGTTGGTACACGAGGCGCAATTGACGGAGTGGGCGCCCAACTCACAGGCGACTGACGATAGCagcgacgacggcgacggcgacgacgaggttgAGCTCCAAAAATTCGAGCAGCCGAAATGCATGGGTTGTGGCAGCCGGCGCCGGTTGCCCATGGTTGGGTGTCCAGGAGCTTGGACCACCCACTCTCAGCACTCACTCACTCCCAGGGACCCTTGTCTCTCACTCATCGCGACTCTCACTCATCGACGACTTACACCTTCTTTCAACTCATTTTttcaaaataaaaaaacagCCAAAATGATACCCCCTATTGACGATCTGGTTCTGCAGCAAAATCCCGAATTTGCAGCTCTTtacaccaccctcacaaCACTCATCCTCAATCCCGATGCCTCCACACGAAAAGACCCCAAGGCCAAAAAGCGAGCTGCGGTGAGAAAG GAACTCGACACCCACCGGCTCAAAACAGCCAAacatcacctcctcatcaacgccatctccaccgcccacccaacaacagaacaaccaccccctccagcccaagaaaaaccatccctcctccgccaccgctcaacccgctcccgctccgaATCCCAACCCCTGAAACCATCTGGTCCCCTCccgccacccctccccctagcccaaccaaaaccccctcccctccctcagtccctcctcgacctcctcctcctcctacccccccttttgtcccccaactcccccatccctcccccccagctccccctcttgctatcctcccccccattctccctcctcccctcccacgtccccctcctctcctcgttCTTGTCTCAAACCCTCCACACCAGCGCCTTAACCCTCGCCCGCCTCTCCcaaccaaacaccaacccctccttcctccaccgctccatcccttccctcccagccttcaccctcacccagctcgaaaccctccaccacaagaaatactccctcctccgctcccgcctctccctcgccgtctcggtcagcaacctcctcgaTCAGcaaatcctcatcctctccaagctGATCAGGTCCCTCGAGGCCAAACACGGTCCCGTATCTCGATGGCTAGAATACTCGGCCTCCGAAAGGGCCCTCGTCGCGCAGAAGCAGGAGCTCGAGATCAAAGCTCTCAGTCGGGCGCTCAAAAAAGAGGTTTACAGTCCAGAAGTGGCCACGGCGTTGGGGAATTACTCTCGACATCTGAGGGATGCCAAGTCGCGGTTAGGAGAGAGAATCAgggggctggagggggagctgggggagtatcaccaccaagacgCAAGCACGGAAAGGGAAAAGACGAGGAAAATGAGGGAAATGGCGAGGGTGTATGCTGACATGGGGAGGCAGTTGGACGAGGTCAGAAAggatttggagaggttggataCTGCTTGA
- the AAT1 gene encoding aspartate transaminase aat1 (COG:E; EggNog:ENOG503NU8Q), which yields MTFHRPFLVSRKLSRPTLSTRRSTSGVGAYRDDAGKPYVLPSVRQAEEKVIASRLNKEYAGITGVPEFTKAAAVLAYGKDSPALDRVAITQSISGTGALRIGGAFLARFFPGAKTIYIPQPSWANHAAVFKDSGLAVEKYAYYNKETIGLDFEGMIADINKAPNGSIFLFHACAHNPTGVDPTPEQWKEIEAAVKAKGHYSFFDMAYQGFASGDIHKDAFAVRHFVAQGHNVALSQSFAKNMGLYGERIGAFSIVCESAEEKKRVDSQIKILVRPMYSNPPIHGARIAAEILNTPALYDQWLVEVKEMADRIITMRALLKENLEKLGSKHDWSHITSQIGMFAYTGLSPEQMDALAKEHSVYATRDGRISVAGITTGNVGRLAEAIFKVTG from the exons ATGACTTTTCACAGGCCATTCTTG GTATCACGGAAGCTTTCAAGGCCGACACTTTCGACAAGAAGATCAACCTCG GGTGTCGGCGCCTACCGCGATGACGCTGGAAAGCCCTATGTCCTGCCCTCTGTCCGTcaggctgaggagaaggtgatTGCCTCGCGCCTCAACAAGGAGTACGCTGGCATCACCGGTGTCCCCGAGTTCACCAAGGCCGCTGCCGTTCTCGCCTATGGCAAGGACTCCCCGGCCCTCGACCGTGTTGCCATCACCCAGTCCATCTCCGGTACTGGCGCCCTCCGCATTGGCGGCGCTTTCCTCGCCAGGTTCTTCCCCGGCGCAAAGACCATCTACATTCCCCAGCCCTCGTGGGCCAACCACGCCGCCGTCTTCAAGGATTCCGGCCTCGCCGTGGAGAAGTACGCCTACTACAACAAGGAGACCATCGGCCTCGACTTCGAGGGCATGATCGCCGACATCAACAAGGCCCCCAACggctccatcttcctcttccacgCCTGCGCCCACAACCCCACCGGTGTCGACCCTACCCCCGAGCAGTGGAAGGAGATCGAGGCGGCCGTCAAGGCCAAGGGTCACTACTCCTTCTTCGACATGGCCTACCAGGGCTTTGCCTCGGGTGACATCCACAAGGATGCCTTTGCCGTCCGCCACTTTGTCGCCCAGGGTCACAACGTTGCTCTCTCCCAGTCGTTCGCCAAGAACATGGGTCTCTACGGCGAGCGCATCGGTGCCTTCTCCATCGTCTGCGAGagcgccgaggagaagaagcgcgTCGACTCCCAGATCAAGATCCTCGTCCGCCCCATGTACTCCAATCCCCCCATCCACGGTGCCCGCATCGCCGCCGAgatcctcaacacccccgccCTCTACGACCAGTGGCTtgtcgaggtcaaggagatGGCCGATcgcatcatcaccatgcGTGCCCTCCTCAAGGAGAAcctcgagaagctcggcAGCAAGCACGACTGGAGCCACATCACCAGCCAGATTGGCATGTTTGCCTACACTGGCCTGTCGCCCGAGCAGATGGATGCGCTGGCCAAGGAGCACAGCGTCTACGCCACCCGCGACGGGAGAATCTCGGTTGCtggcatcaccaccggcaaCGTCGGGAGACTGGCCGAGGCCATCTTCAAGGTTACCGGTTGA
- a CDS encoding hypothetical protein (EggNog:ENOG503PRYK): MHLHPTVPLVVFLARASAQVHRMEFADSSSPSMRSLAAECPATAEMPKCAISCIDTAASSNGCPTASDLTCQCNNWAAIQQAAAPCVIAACAAKAPDVLSIASEICSQCAGVPVAQTMNGAANLQWAAAQPTGKASVRRSQEGQLRDWEDLWVDEEGKGWVTLPRRAVVGAVAKETGRPVVPREVLEQDRDRKMLAWADRKPLGPIDVNSLDLSETGPELPDFGSGKSTDPKEPDFGTDGALSFHSEGLELPDFGSDESQGPELPGFGSEKSKGHELADFGGEPTELHPCWPAGYRGSGSLRSCDDLPDHDGDNLGGAEEKDFEQTRSRTWKRKTDLVYEKEEQERLRQLKDMKEQEKQGEQMKWTW; this comes from the exons atgcATCTCCACCCAACCGTCCCGCTTGTCGTCTTCCTGGCTCGGGCCTCGGCCCAGGTTCACAGGATGGAGTTCGccgactcctcctccccctccatgCGCTCGCTGGCCGCCGAGTGCCCTGCAACAGCTGAGATGCCCAAGTGCGCC ATCAGCTGCATCGACACGGCCGCGTCCTCCAACGGCTGCCCCACCGCCTCCGACCTCACCTGCCAGTGCAACAACTGGGCCGCCATCCAGCAAGCCGCCGCCCCCTGCGTCATCGCCGCCTGCGCGGCAAAAGCCCCCGATGTCCTCTCCATCGCGAGCGAGATCTGCTCCCAGTGCGCTGGCGTCCCGGTCGCCCAGACCATGAACGGGGCGGCGAACTTGCAGTGGGCGGCTGCTCAGCCTACGGGGAAGGCGTCGGTTCGTCGTAGTCAGGAGGGCCAGCTTCGCGATTGGGAGGATCTCtgggtggatgaggaagggaaggggtgggtgacCTTGCCGAGGAGGGCTGTCGTTGGTGCCGTGGCCAAGGAGACGGGACGGCCGGTGGTGCCgagggaggttttggagcaAGACAGAGACAGGAAGATGCTGGCCTGGGCTGACCGCAAGCCGTTGGGACCGATCGACGTCAACTCCCTTGACCTTTCAGAAACGGGTCCCGAGCTCCCTGACTTTGGGTCTGGCAAGTCAACGGACCCTAAGGAGCCTGACTTTGGCACTGACGGGGCCCTCTCTTTCCACTCCGAGGGCCTGGAGCTTCCTGACTTCGGGTCTGACGAGTCCCAGGGCCCCGAGCTGCCCGGCTTTGGGTCTGAAAAGTCCAAGGGTCACGAGCTGGCCGACTTTGGCGGCGAGCCCACTGAGCTTCACCCTTGCTGGCCAGCAGGCTACCGGGGCTCTGGAAGCTTGCGGTCGTGTGATGATTTGCCCGACCACGACGGTGACAACCTTGGCGGagctgaggagaaggattTCGAGCAGACGAGATCCCGCACGTGGAAGAGAAAGACTGATCTTGTTTATgaaaaggaggagcaggagaggttgaggcaGTTGAAGGAtatgaaggagcaggagaagcaggGTGAGCAGATGAAGTGGACGTGGTAG
- a CDS encoding hypothetical protein (EggNog:ENOG503NVVI; COG:Q), with protein sequence MTDYKFEGWLGLDASSAEGKMQWGEFEPKPWEETDIDIKISHCGICGSDLHTLRSGWVVRVGSQVKHLALGDRVGVGAQSDSCCSRTGKPCEACESGQENYCPNKHVGTYNGVYLNGGKSYGGYATYNRVPARFAVKIPEGISSAEAAPMLCGGVTTYAPLKHHGAGPGKTVGIVGLGGLGHFGVMWAKALGADKVVVISRTNAKKEDALKMGADEFIATAEDPRWGKTHANTIDLIVCTVSQTDMPVQDYFNLLKFDGVFVQVGLPDDGFPTFQQKPLIFKRIKITGSLIGSPDDIREMFDLALAKGVKPWISTIPMKDANQAIVDFEKGAPRYRFVLENEPEAKASL encoded by the exons ATGACCGACTACAAGTTTGAAGGATGGCTTGGCCTCGATGCCAGCTCGGCCGAGGGCAAGATGCAATGGGGCGAGTTTGAGCCCAAGCCTTGGGAGGAGACCGACATCGATATCAAGATCTCTCACTGCGGTATCTGCGGCAGCGATCTTCACACTCTCCGCTCCGGATGG GTCGTCAGAGTCGGTTCTCAAGTCAAGCACCTCGCTCTCGGCGACCGCGTGGGTGTCGGTGCCCAGTCCGACTCTTGCTGCAGCCGCACGGGCAAGCCTTGCGAGGCCTGCGAGTCTGGCCAGGAGAACTACTGCCCCAACAAGCACGTCGGTACCTACAACGGCGTCTACCTCAACGGCGGCAAGTCCTACGGCGGTTACGCCACCTACAACCGCGTTCCCGCCCGCTTCGCAGTCAAGATTCCCGAGGGCATCTCCAGCGCCGAGGCCGCTCCGATGTTGTGCGGTGGTGTGACCACCTACGCTCCCCTCAAGCACCACGGCGCCGGTCCTGGCAAGACAGTCGGCATCGTCGGTCTCGGTGGCCTCGGTCACTTTGGTGTCATGTGGGCCAAGGCTCTCGGTGCGGACAAGGTCGTTGTCATCTCTAGAACAAACGCCAAGAAAGAGGACGCCCTCAAGATGGGCGCTGACGAGTTCATCGCTACCGCCGAGGACCCCAGATGGGGCAAGACCCACGCCAACACCATCGATTTGATCGTCTGCACTGTCAGCCAGACCGACATGCCGGTACAGGACTACTTCAACCTGCTCAAGTTTGACGGTGTCTTTGTGCAGGTCGGTCTGCCCGATGACGGCTTCCCAACCTTCCAGCAGAAGCCCTTGATCTTCAAGCGCATCAAGATCACTGGCAGTTTGATCGGCAGCCCGGATGACATCAGGGAGATGTTCGACTTGGCCCTCGCCAAGGGTGTCAAGCCGTGGATTTCTACCATCCCCATGAAGGACGCCAACCAGGCTATTGTCGATTTCGAGAAGGGAGCGCCGAGATACAGATTCGTCTTGGAGAACGAGCCCGAGGCCAAGGCTTCCCTTTGA